Proteins found in one Geomonas subterranea genomic segment:
- a CDS encoding COG1470 family protein, giving the protein MFFLLFMGKGAFAASRPDLMVRLASETDAAYLGEGIYEGTASVQSRSQPAYPGLAAQFRVQVKNAGDQPDRFLLTGPGSGAAVTVGYLDAGGVDRTADLSGGGYLSASLALGESLSLLVRVSPVSFTPGASHRVAVTAVSIGDPLAVDQVKTETVACVETAAVIVSAPPDGTGSPGTVVNYPYTVTNVGNGDNAFSLSVTMGSGWRGELFADDGAGGGIAGDGVRQAGEINGSAGTGSLAPGASYRFFLAVTVPETGSDGARGESTVAASGTGASGTDQVNTTLLSAVVLLSEGVRNLTRGGIFAASADAVPGDLLQYRMAVTNGGSAPATSVSIDSPIPPGLVVAPDSLLLSLAPTGEGAPCAAAQCGQARIGEGGVIAQLGEGATSAAGGILAPGRTIYLYFKAQVQ; this is encoded by the coding sequence TTGTTTTTCCTGCTCTTCATGGGAAAAGGGGCCTTCGCCGCCAGCCGGCCCGACCTCATGGTCCGCCTCGCCAGCGAAACGGATGCCGCCTACCTGGGGGAGGGGATCTACGAGGGCACCGCCAGCGTCCAGTCGCGATCGCAACCCGCCTATCCCGGACTTGCCGCCCAGTTCCGGGTGCAGGTGAAGAACGCCGGGGACCAGCCGGACCGCTTCCTGCTGACGGGCCCGGGGAGCGGGGCCGCCGTCACGGTCGGCTATCTCGACGCGGGGGGCGTGGACCGTACCGCCGACCTCTCCGGGGGGGGGTATCTGAGCGCGTCGCTCGCGCTGGGAGAATCGCTCTCCCTGCTGGTCCGGGTGAGCCCGGTTTCGTTCACCCCGGGGGCGAGCCACCGCGTCGCGGTGACCGCCGTCTCCATCGGAGACCCGCTGGCCGTGGACCAGGTGAAGACCGAAACCGTCGCCTGCGTCGAGACCGCCGCGGTCATCGTCTCGGCACCTCCCGACGGCACCGGCTCCCCCGGTACCGTGGTGAACTACCCGTACACGGTAACCAACGTCGGTAACGGTGACAACGCCTTCTCCCTCTCGGTCACCATGGGAAGCGGCTGGCGCGGGGAGCTCTTCGCCGATGACGGCGCCGGGGGGGGGATCGCCGGCGACGGGGTACGCCAGGCCGGCGAGATCAACGGATCCGCGGGAACCGGCTCCCTGGCACCGGGAGCCTCCTACCGGTTCTTCCTCGCCGTCACCGTCCCGGAAACAGGGAGCGACGGGGCGCGCGGCGAATCCACGGTCGCGGCGTCCGGCACCGGGGCGAGCGGGACCGACCAGGTGAACACGACCCTGCTGTCCGCCGTGGTCCTCCTGAGCGAGGGGGTGCGCAACCTCACCAGGGGGGGGATCTTCGCCGCGAGCGCGGATGCCGTGCCCGGCGACCTGCTCCAGTACCGGATGGCGGTGACCAACGGCGGCTCCGCCCCGGCCACCTCCGTCAGCATCGACAGCCCCATCCCTCCCGGCCTGGTCGTCGCACCCGATTCGCTGCTGCTCTCCCTTGCCCCGACCGGCGAGGGGGCTCCCTGTGCGGCGGCGCAATGCGGCCAGGCGAGGATCGGGGAGGGGGGAGTCATCGCGCAACTCGGCGAGGGAGCAACCTCTGCCGCCGGCGGCATCCTCGCACCGGGCAGGACCATCTATCTGTACTTCAAGGCGCAGGTCCAATAA
- a CDS encoding C13 family peptidase has translation MTQDRPTDMTPNAPTEPPAQSLPGTDSGASEGSTGHGANPAPVTTRSAFSRLRSDLRGALRGALFLRSGFETLTSTPGNLVLLAGIDVVLNLLVSLLLVGRGGSFSYSSIPYFLFHLPLLLLFGVAARPLLARPPAIAGLASALVAFSIPIELTHGILEWLAQWRPFEWLSDHLAAPHYYRFFGWWVAASLVFLLRLDGPLGVRRRLRLVALFIVLVGVPLYFYQRGDLWVSNEGGNESGELSLTDQVLTAQSRLLDDQLGSLLPGRHGQSDLYFVGFAGDASQDVFLKELSATRQLFDTRFGTAGRSVLLVNNPQSATTLPFATAANLERALVRVGELMNRDEDVLFLYLSSHGSRDQELEVSNPPLELKQVTPESLRRMLQKAGIRYKVVVVSACFSGGFVQPLQDDGSLIITAADATHESFGCGFGENYTWFGEAFVGDALRGTFSFTEAFEKSRDTVRKWEEERGETPSNPQIWAGKEIWPVLKRLQKELEQRGTK, from the coding sequence ATGACTCAGGATCGCCCCACCGACATGACACCCAACGCCCCCACCGAACCACCCGCCCAAAGCTTGCCCGGCACCGATTCCGGAGCAAGCGAAGGGAGCACCGGCCACGGAGCGAACCCCGCGCCGGTAACGACGAGAAGCGCGTTCTCGCGGCTGCGGTCGGACCTTCGCGGCGCCCTGCGCGGCGCGCTCTTTTTGCGCTCGGGCTTCGAGACGCTGACCTCCACGCCGGGAAACCTGGTGCTGTTGGCCGGCATCGACGTCGTGCTGAACCTGCTGGTCTCCCTGCTGCTGGTCGGGCGCGGCGGCAGTTTCTCCTACTCGTCGATCCCGTATTTCCTTTTCCACCTCCCCCTGCTACTCCTCTTCGGGGTCGCGGCCCGGCCGCTGCTGGCGCGCCCCCCGGCGATCGCGGGCCTCGCTTCAGCGCTGGTCGCCTTCAGCATCCCCATCGAGCTTACCCACGGCATCCTCGAATGGCTCGCCCAGTGGCGCCCCTTCGAATGGCTCTCCGACCACCTCGCCGCGCCGCACTACTACCGGTTCTTCGGCTGGTGGGTGGCGGCCTCCCTGGTTTTCCTGCTCCGCCTGGATGGCCCGCTCGGGGTGCGTCGCCGCCTCCGGCTCGTGGCGCTGTTCATCGTGCTGGTGGGGGTTCCGCTTTACTTCTACCAGCGCGGCGACCTCTGGGTGAGCAACGAAGGGGGGAACGAGAGCGGAGAGCTATCCCTCACCGACCAGGTGCTCACGGCCCAGAGCCGGCTTTTGGACGACCAGCTCGGCTCCCTGCTCCCCGGGCGCCACGGCCAGAGCGATCTCTATTTCGTCGGGTTTGCCGGGGATGCCTCGCAGGACGTCTTCCTGAAGGAGCTGAGCGCGACCCGGCAACTCTTCGACACCCGCTTCGGAACTGCGGGGCGCTCCGTGCTGCTGGTCAACAACCCGCAGAGCGCCACCACGCTCCCCTTCGCTACCGCCGCCAACCTGGAGCGGGCCCTGGTGCGGGTGGGGGAGCTCATGAACCGGGACGAGGACGTCCTTTTCCTCTACCTGAGCTCGCACGGCTCGCGGGACCAGGAGCTGGAGGTGAGCAATCCCCCCCTGGAATTGAAACAGGTGACCCCCGAATCCCTGCGGCGCATGCTGCAAAAGGCGGGGATCCGGTACAAGGTCGTGGTGGTGTCGGCCTGCTTCTCGGGGGGATTCGTCCAGCCGCTGCAGGATGACGGCAGCCTCATCATCACCGCCGCCGACGCCACCCACGAATCCTTCGGCTGCGGCTTCGGCGAGAACTACACCTGGTTCGGCGAGGCCTTCGTGGGGGACGCGCTCAGAGGGACCTTCAGCTTCACCGAGGCCTTCGAAAAGAGCCGCGATACCGTCAGAAAGTGGGAGGAGGAGCGGGGCGAGACCCCGTCCAACCCGCAGATATGGGCCGGCAAGGAGATCTGGCCGGTGTTGAAAAGGCTGCAAAAGGAGCTGGAACAGCGGGGAACAAAGTAG
- a CDS encoding phospholipase D-like domain-containing protein, translated as MSILNPGTNCMGIYEADATGVLVDAEDYYRAFYHTALAARSYLLLAGWQFDSEVRLLRGEDEHGSHADTRFLKFLERLCQVNPQLHIYILAWDFSAVFSLEREWFQDIIFNWTTNKRVQFRFDSVHATGATHHQKFVIADGTIAYLGGMDICSSRWDDRRHMKDNPDRVDVDGTRYGSYHDIQTYHTGEVVRALLDLFRQRWRDSGGGELKLPHAGTMSPVLHAGAFPLPATKVAVCRTVARTPLTDQREVHEIRHLFVNAIMAAQSLIYLENQYFSSQVVFWSLVARMSMADRPPLQIIMLLPDRLPLTEELFLGLPQMRMIRALQHVAEKTGHTLSVYSSAEMDHGTRKMTFIHSKLLLIDDRFLTIGSANATNRSMGLDTELNVAWEADLCGPAEEMTAAIRGLRSSLLAEHAGLLGSSQERRFENMEHLSRNLDSLADDRDARLCRYQPDTTFENSDLPDVLEPIQRVVDPEHPIGNEFIFESLTKSELGSFARGIFKLSQMIIGL; from the coding sequence ATGAGCATCCTGAACCCCGGCACCAACTGCATGGGCATCTACGAGGCCGACGCGACCGGGGTGCTGGTCGACGCTGAGGATTATTACCGGGCCTTTTACCACACAGCCCTCGCCGCCCGGAGCTATCTGCTGCTGGCGGGATGGCAATTCGACTCGGAGGTGCGCCTGCTGCGCGGGGAGGACGAACATGGCTCGCATGCCGACACCAGGTTCCTGAAATTCCTGGAACGCCTCTGCCAGGTGAACCCTCAGTTGCACATCTACATCCTGGCCTGGGACTTCAGCGCCGTGTTCTCCCTGGAAAGGGAGTGGTTCCAGGACATCATCTTCAACTGGACCACCAACAAGCGGGTGCAGTTCCGGTTCGACAGCGTCCACGCGACCGGGGCCACCCACCACCAGAAATTCGTTATCGCCGACGGCACCATCGCCTACCTCGGGGGGATGGACATCTGCTCCTCGCGCTGGGACGACCGGCGCCACATGAAGGACAACCCGGACCGGGTGGACGTCGACGGCACCAGGTACGGCTCCTATCACGACATCCAGACCTACCACACCGGAGAAGTGGTCAGGGCGCTGCTCGACCTGTTCCGCCAGCGCTGGCGGGACTCCGGTGGCGGCGAGCTCAAGCTGCCGCACGCCGGGACCATGAGCCCGGTGCTTCACGCCGGGGCCTTTCCCCTCCCCGCAACGAAAGTCGCCGTTTGCCGCACCGTGGCGCGCACGCCGCTCACCGACCAGCGGGAGGTGCACGAGATCAGGCATCTCTTCGTGAACGCCATCATGGCTGCCCAGAGCCTGATCTACCTGGAAAACCAGTACTTCAGCTCCCAGGTGGTGTTCTGGTCCCTGGTCGCCAGGATGAGCATGGCGGACCGCCCTCCCCTCCAGATCATCATGCTGCTCCCGGACCGGTTGCCGCTCACCGAGGAGTTGTTCCTGGGGCTCCCCCAGATGCGCATGATCCGCGCCCTGCAGCACGTCGCCGAAAAAACCGGCCATACCTTGAGCGTCTACTCCTCGGCGGAGATGGATCACGGCACCCGTAAGATGACCTTCATCCACTCGAAGCTCCTCCTGATAGACGACCGCTTTCTCACCATAGGATCTGCCAACGCCACCAACCGGAGCATGGGACTGGACACGGAGCTGAATGTGGCATGGGAAGCGGACCTTTGCGGCCCGGCGGAGGAAATGACCGCAGCGATCCGCGGACTGCGCTCTTCGCTGCTGGCCGAACATGCGGGTCTTTTGGGTTCGAGCCAGGAACGGAGGTTCGAGAACATGGAGCATCTGAGCCGGAACCTGGACTCCCTGGCCGACGACCGCGATGCCCGTCTGTGCCGCTACCAGCCGGACACGACCTTCGAGAACAGTGACCTTCCCGACGTGCTGGAGCCGATCCAGCGAGTCGTGGACCCGGAGCACCCCATCGGCAACGAATTCATCTTCGAGAGCCTCACAAAATCGGAGCTCGGTTCCTTCGCAAGGGGTATATTTAAATTAAGCCAGATGATCATCGGGCTTTAA
- a CDS encoding DUF4911 domain-containing protein: METANRYYQLANRDIVYMKYILEAHEGLTTMSTIDGKRGIVRVNYPVCFGAEVDSLMRALGEEIQVTEVTEAGEPCSKA, translated from the coding sequence ATGGAAACCGCCAACCGCTACTACCAGCTGGCCAACCGCGACATCGTGTACATGAAGTACATCCTGGAGGCCCACGAGGGGCTCACCACCATGAGCACCATCGACGGCAAGCGGGGGATCGTGCGGGTCAACTACCCGGTCTGCTTCGGGGCCGAGGTCGACTCGCTGATGCGGGCGCTGGGGGAGGAGATACAGGTCACCGAGGTGACCGAGGCAGGTGAGCCGTGCTCGAAAGCGTAG
- a CDS encoding endonuclease/exonuclease/phosphatase family protein, with product MSKTFSVMTYNVHSCIGTDRKLSPLRIAEVIDRCNPDIVALQELDAGLPRTQMIDQAHLIAMTLEMSFHFHSSIHLKEGGYGNAVLSRGDVSLIKAGAVPTDPLHPSLERRGAVWAEVMLRGHAIQVVATHFGLNRGERVKQARALTGHEWLEHPECTHPVVLCGDFNAMAGSHVYRLLTQHLHDVQRGVQGRLPRGTWPSQLPFMRIDHMFVSRDLKVREVWVPRTPLTRAASDHLPLVVTLELP from the coding sequence ATGTCCAAGACCTTTTCCGTGATGACCTACAACGTCCACAGCTGCATCGGCACGGACCGGAAACTTTCCCCGCTGCGCATCGCGGAGGTGATCGACCGGTGCAACCCAGACATCGTCGCGCTGCAGGAACTCGACGCCGGGCTGCCGCGCACCCAGATGATCGACCAGGCCCATCTCATCGCCATGACGCTGGAGATGTCGTTTCATTTCCACTCCTCCATCCACCTCAAAGAAGGGGGCTACGGCAACGCCGTCCTGAGCCGCGGCGATGTCAGCCTGATCAAGGCGGGCGCGGTCCCCACGGACCCGCTGCACCCCTCTTTGGAGCGTCGAGGCGCAGTCTGGGCGGAGGTCATGCTGCGCGGCCACGCCATCCAGGTGGTAGCCACCCATTTCGGACTGAACCGGGGTGAACGGGTGAAGCAGGCCCGGGCCTTGACCGGGCACGAATGGCTGGAGCACCCCGAATGCACCCACCCGGTGGTCCTTTGCGGCGACTTCAACGCCATGGCCGGCTCACACGTCTACCGCCTGCTTACCCAGCACCTGCATGACGTGCAGCGGGGCGTCCAGGGGCGACTTCCCCGTGGGACCTGGCCGTCCCAGCTCCCCTTCATGCGCATAGATCACATGTTCGTGTCACGCGACCTGAAGGTTCGCGAGGTCTGGGTGCCGCGTACCCCGCTCACGAGGGCCGCCTCCGACCATCTGCCGCTGGTCGTCACGCTGGAGTTGCCATGA
- a CDS encoding SdrD B-like domain-containing protein, with protein sequence MDPLDELLEYQPGSALLPEGLAGTVSYDAGSRAVRFDIPSLPAGFSGEITFRAAVRRDAPGNAPIVNTAGVTTSLSSAPTLSNSTFNTVLARSLLVTKKAGSTVAEAGDIVAYTVRVENVGAAPLEHVTVEDQIPAGFRYIKGSSRVDGSAVADPAGSSRHLGWDLGSMAPAAVKLLSYRLVLLAGVPAGTSVNWARASGITGTGSGSVSPPASAAVKVRPSILGDKAVIMGRIFRDRNGNGIPDPGEAGEPGVRIYLEDGSFVLSDAEGQYSFTGVASGNHVLKIDRETLDPALRPLPYNTSFAGVGWSQFVTVPFGGPARADFAMMPAPEPPSPPPPLPPECLPRRRSHRRSHWCRPLPAP encoded by the coding sequence TTGGACCCGCTGGACGAACTCCTCGAGTACCAGCCCGGGAGCGCCCTGCTCCCGGAGGGACTGGCTGGGACGGTGAGCTACGACGCCGGCAGCCGCGCCGTGCGCTTCGACATCCCGTCGCTCCCGGCCGGTTTCAGCGGCGAGATCACCTTTCGCGCCGCGGTGCGCAGGGACGCCCCCGGCAACGCCCCCATCGTGAACACCGCCGGCGTCACCACAAGCCTGAGCAGCGCACCGACGCTCAGCAACAGCACCTTCAACACGGTGCTGGCGCGCTCCCTGCTGGTCACCAAGAAGGCGGGGAGCACCGTCGCCGAGGCGGGTGACATCGTGGCCTACACCGTGCGGGTGGAGAACGTGGGGGCGGCGCCTTTGGAGCACGTCACCGTGGAGGACCAGATCCCCGCCGGGTTCCGGTACATAAAGGGTTCGAGCCGCGTGGACGGCTCTGCCGTCGCGGACCCGGCAGGCTCATCGCGGCATCTCGGCTGGGACCTCGGGAGTATGGCGCCGGCTGCCGTGAAGCTTCTTTCCTACCGGCTGGTTCTCCTGGCAGGAGTCCCCGCCGGCACCAGCGTCAACTGGGCCCGGGCCTCCGGGATCACCGGGACGGGAAGTGGCAGCGTATCCCCGCCCGCCAGCGCCGCAGTGAAGGTGCGCCCCTCCATCCTCGGTGACAAGGCGGTGATCATGGGGAGGATCTTCCGGGACCGGAACGGCAACGGCATCCCGGACCCGGGCGAGGCGGGGGAGCCCGGGGTGAGGATATACCTGGAGGATGGCTCCTTCGTCCTCTCCGACGCCGAGGGACAGTACAGTTTCACCGGCGTCGCCTCGGGCAATCACGTTCTGAAGATAGACCGGGAAACGCTCGACCCGGCACTCCGCCCGCTGCCGTACAACACCTCCTTCGCGGGAGTGGGGTGGTCGCAGTTCGTCACCGTCCCCTTCGGCGGTCCCGCGCGGGCCGACTTCGCCATGATGCCGGCACCGGAGCCCCCCTCACCCCCGCCGCCGCTGCCGCCGGAGTGCCTCCCCCGTCGCCGTTCGCACCGGAGATCCCACTGGTGCCGGCCGCTTCCGGCCCCCTGA
- a CDS encoding TldD/PmbA family protein, with protein sequence MLESVDAAAILRRALAAGGEFADIYYEDGAYTSVACEDGKVERVLSAADRGIGIRVISGFSTAYAYTNQLSQESLLQLADTVSRGVRGGVPHPDFNLCARKSAPGYPAAIPPDQVELARKVDLVGRADRAARGFDPRVRQVLAVYRDARVKTQSVNSLGEFHEESSCSTVFIVQVVARDGAVTQTGYEPLGAARGFELFDGLPPEELALKAAARGVMMLGARKSPSGQFPVVLSSEAGGTMVHEAIGHGLEADLVQAGSSVYRGRIGERVASELITVVDDATIPHARGCFGFDSEGTAAQRTVLVENGVLKGYLYDRLSAMKDGCASTGNGRRESYRNRPIVRMTNTLIAPGQSDPAEIVKSVSNGLFVKRMGGGQVNTVTGDFVFEVSEGYLIENGVVSEPVRGATLAGNGPEVLRQISMVGNDLGFGIGTCGKDGQGVPVSDAQPTLLIPAITVGGAR encoded by the coding sequence GTGCTCGAAAGCGTAGACGCGGCGGCGATCCTCAGGCGCGCCCTCGCTGCCGGTGGCGAGTTCGCCGACATCTACTACGAGGATGGCGCCTACACCTCGGTTGCGTGCGAGGACGGCAAGGTGGAGCGGGTGCTGTCGGCGGCGGACCGCGGCATCGGTATCAGGGTCATCTCCGGGTTCTCGACCGCTTACGCCTACACCAACCAGCTGAGCCAGGAGTCCCTTTTGCAGCTCGCCGACACGGTGAGCCGCGGGGTGCGCGGCGGCGTCCCCCACCCCGATTTCAACCTCTGCGCCCGCAAGTCCGCCCCCGGCTATCCCGCGGCCATCCCCCCGGACCAGGTGGAACTGGCGCGCAAGGTCGACCTGGTCGGCCGGGCCGACCGCGCCGCGCGCGGCTTCGATCCCCGCGTCAGGCAGGTGCTGGCGGTGTACCGCGATGCCCGCGTGAAGACCCAGAGCGTGAACTCCCTGGGTGAGTTCCACGAGGAGAGTTCCTGCTCCACGGTGTTCATCGTCCAGGTCGTGGCCCGGGACGGCGCGGTGACCCAGACCGGGTACGAGCCGCTGGGCGCGGCACGCGGCTTCGAGCTCTTCGACGGGCTCCCCCCTGAGGAGCTGGCGCTCAAGGCGGCGGCGCGGGGGGTGATGATGCTCGGGGCGCGCAAATCGCCGTCGGGGCAGTTCCCGGTGGTGCTCTCCAGCGAAGCGGGGGGAACCATGGTGCATGAGGCGATCGGCCACGGGCTCGAGGCGGATCTGGTGCAGGCGGGGAGTTCGGTGTACCGGGGGAGGATCGGGGAGCGGGTCGCCTCGGAGCTGATCACCGTCGTGGACGACGCCACCATCCCCCATGCCCGCGGCTGCTTCGGCTTCGACAGCGAGGGGACGGCGGCGCAGAGGACGGTGCTGGTGGAGAACGGCGTTCTCAAGGGGTACCTGTACGACCGGCTCTCGGCGATGAAGGACGGCTGCGCCTCCACCGGAAACGGACGGCGCGAGTCCTACCGCAACCGCCCCATCGTTCGCATGACCAACACCCTGATCGCGCCGGGGCAGAGCGATCCGGCGGAGATCGTGAAGAGCGTCTCCAACGGCCTCTTCGTCAAGCGCATGGGGGGCGGCCAGGTGAACACGGTGACCGGGGACTTCGTGTTCGAGGTTTCCGAGGGATACCTGATCGAAAACGGCGTGGTGAGCGAGCCGGTGCGGGGAGCAACCCTGGCGGGAAACGGCCCCGAGGTACTGCGGCAGATCTCCATGGTGGGGAACGACCTTGGTTTCGGCATCGGCACCTGCGGCAAGGACGGCCAGGGGGTGCCGGTATCGGACGCGCAGCCCACGCTCCTCATCCCGGCCATCACCGTCGGCGGCGCGCGCTAA
- a CDS encoding leucyl aminopeptidase: MKIEVGSAHPLEFATPALVVGCFEDDKDQLYHACDAALGGLLTRLAESREFTGKNGSARLLHTLGKLPAERLLLVGLGKKKDVSAERLRQGAGNAVAALRGARVASFSSALHHAVAFPAAAETAAVGMLLGSYSFEQYKTREKEQRFAFDTVTVLLESGQEAQVERQALERAGIVADGVTLARDLVSHPGNVVTPAYLAQAARDLAERNGLECRVYELEELERMGMNALVGVGKGAANPPRLIVLEYRGGKGRPVALVGKGITFDSGGISIKPGAGMEAMKTDMAGSAAVFGTLEAAARLKLPVNLVGIVPTAENMPDGNAFKPGDILTSFSGTTIEITNTDAEGRLILSDALHFAKERFKPSAMVDLATLTGACVVALGHEASGLMGNDQRLIDALKRAGEETGERVWPLPLWEEYGEVMKSDVADLKNAGSRDGGAISAGWFLKQFVGNTRWAHLDIAGTAWNDKARPYAPKGATGVGVRLLIEFLEAR; encoded by the coding sequence ATGAAAATAGAAGTAGGTTCCGCCCATCCGCTTGAATTCGCCACCCCCGCCCTGGTCGTCGGCTGTTTCGAGGATGACAAGGACCAGCTCTACCACGCCTGCGACGCCGCCCTCGGGGGGCTGCTTACCCGCCTCGCGGAAAGCCGCGAGTTCACCGGGAAAAACGGCTCTGCCCGGCTCTTGCACACGCTGGGGAAGCTCCCGGCCGAGCGTCTTTTGCTGGTGGGGCTGGGCAAGAAGAAGGATGTCAGCGCCGAACGGCTGCGCCAGGGGGCCGGCAACGCGGTGGCCGCCTTGCGCGGCGCCCGGGTTGCCTCTTTCAGCAGCGCCCTGCACCACGCCGTCGCTTTCCCCGCTGCCGCCGAAACCGCCGCAGTCGGGATGCTGCTCGGAAGCTACAGCTTCGAGCAGTACAAGACCAGGGAAAAGGAGCAGCGTTTCGCCTTCGACACCGTCACCGTGCTTCTGGAGTCCGGGCAGGAAGCGCAGGTTGAACGCCAGGCGCTGGAACGTGCGGGCATCGTCGCTGACGGCGTCACGCTGGCGCGCGACCTCGTCTCTCACCCCGGCAACGTCGTCACGCCCGCTTACCTCGCCCAGGCGGCCCGGGACCTGGCAGAACGCAACGGCCTCGAGTGCCGGGTTTACGAACTGGAGGAGCTCGAGCGGATGGGCATGAACGCCCTCGTCGGCGTCGGCAAGGGGGCCGCCAACCCGCCGCGCCTGATCGTGCTCGAGTACCGCGGTGGCAAAGGTCGCCCGGTGGCCCTGGTCGGCAAGGGGATCACCTTCGATTCAGGAGGGATCTCCATCAAACCCGGTGCCGGGATGGAGGCGATGAAGACGGACATGGCCGGAAGCGCGGCCGTTTTCGGCACCCTGGAGGCGGCGGCGCGGCTGAAGCTCCCGGTGAACCTGGTGGGGATCGTCCCGACCGCCGAGAACATGCCCGACGGCAACGCTTTCAAGCCCGGCGACATCCTCACCTCTTTTTCCGGTACCACCATCGAGATCACCAACACCGACGCGGAGGGACGCCTGATCCTGAGCGATGCGCTCCACTTCGCCAAGGAGCGGTTCAAGCCTTCGGCCATGGTCGATCTGGCGACGCTCACCGGCGCCTGCGTGGTCGCCCTTGGACACGAGGCGAGTGGCCTCATGGGGAACGACCAGCGCCTGATCGACGCCCTGAAGCGGGCCGGCGAGGAAACCGGCGAGCGGGTCTGGCCGCTGCCGCTGTGGGAAGAGTACGGCGAGGTCATGAAAAGCGACGTCGCCGACCTCAAGAACGCCGGGAGCAGGGACGGCGGCGCCATCAGCGCCGGGTGGTTCCTGAAGCAGTTCGTCGGCAATACCCGCTGGGCCCACCTGGACATCGCCGGGACGGCCTGGAACGACAAGGCCCGCCCCTATGCCCCCAAAGGAGCCACCGGGGTCGGCGTCCGCCTGCTCATCGAGTTTTTGGAGGCACGCTGA
- a CDS encoding class II 3-deoxy-7-phosphoheptulonate synthase gives MPTTKWSKSSWRSFPALQQPVWPAGPALDEALKTLSQLPPLVFAGECQTLKSQLADAVDGKAFVLQCGDCAEDFSRCTGPDIRELLKVILQMSVVVAYAGEKRVIKIGRMAGQYAKPRSSDTEVVNGVEFPSYRGDMVNSPEPNLEARTPDPRRMLEGYYRAAATLNLVRSFTLGGYAALDRVQAWHRASLDALPAGQKYEDLVRQIWKTINFMTAIGLDPQHTPQLNQVTLYTSHEALLLDYEEALTRMDSTTGGWYDCSGHMLWIGDRTRQLEGAHVEFLRGVKNPLGMKIGPNYDLDNIKALVERLNPENEPGRLTLITRFGADKVSGYLPKLLREIRHEGYNVVWSCDPMHGNTYQNDFGQKSRKFEDILREIKTFWEIHKAEGTVAGGVHLELTGDHVTECTGGSRQLLDKHLHLNYQTNCDPRLNAEQSVELAFELAEMLHPCK, from the coding sequence ATGCCTACCACGAAATGGAGCAAATCGAGCTGGCGCTCTTTTCCCGCCCTGCAGCAGCCGGTGTGGCCGGCGGGGCCGGCTCTTGACGAAGCGCTGAAAACGCTGTCGCAGCTGCCGCCGCTGGTGTTCGCGGGGGAGTGCCAGACGCTCAAATCGCAACTGGCCGATGCCGTGGACGGGAAGGCCTTCGTGCTGCAATGCGGCGACTGCGCCGAGGATTTCTCGCGCTGCACCGGCCCCGACATACGCGAGCTGTTGAAGGTCATCCTGCAGATGTCGGTGGTGGTCGCCTACGCCGGCGAGAAGAGGGTCATCAAGATCGGGCGCATGGCGGGGCAGTACGCCAAGCCGCGCTCCTCGGACACCGAAGTGGTGAACGGGGTCGAGTTCCCAAGTTACCGCGGCGACATGGTGAACAGCCCCGAGCCGAACCTGGAGGCGAGAACGCCGGACCCGCGCCGGATGCTGGAGGGATACTACCGCGCCGCCGCGACGCTCAACCTGGTGCGTTCCTTCACCCTGGGTGGGTACGCGGCGCTGGACCGGGTGCAGGCCTGGCACCGCGCCTCGCTGGACGCCCTCCCGGCCGGGCAGAAGTACGAGGACCTGGTGCGCCAGATCTGGAAGACCATCAACTTCATGACCGCCATCGGCCTCGACCCGCAGCACACGCCGCAGTTGAACCAGGTGACCCTGTACACCTCGCACGAGGCGCTTCTACTCGACTACGAGGAGGCGCTCACCCGGATGGATTCCACCACCGGCGGCTGGTACGACTGCAGCGGCCACATGCTCTGGATCGGCGACCGCACCCGCCAACTGGAGGGGGCCCACGTCGAGTTCCTGCGGGGCGTGAAGAACCCGCTGGGGATGAAGATCGGCCCCAACTACGACCTCGACAACATCAAGGCCCTCGTCGAGCGGCTGAACCCCGAGAACGAGCCCGGCCGCCTCACCCTGATCACCCGCTTCGGCGCCGACAAGGTCTCCGGCTACCTCCCGAAGCTTTTGCGCGAGATCCGGCACGAAGGGTACAACGTGGTCTGGAGCTGCGACCCCATGCACGGCAACACCTACCAGAACGATTTCGGGCAGAAGTCGAGGAAGTTCGAGGACATCCTTCGCGAGATCAAGACGTTCTGGGAGATCCACAAGGCCGAGGGGACCGTCGCCGGCGGGGTGCACCTGGAGCTGACCGGGGACCATGTCACCGAGTGCACCGGCGGCAGCCGGCAGCTTCTGGACAAGCACCTGCACCTGAACTACCAGACCAACTGCGACCCGCGTCTGAACGCCGAGCAGAGCGTGGAGCTCGCCTTCGAGCTGGCCGAGATGCTGCACCCCTGCAAGTGA